In Treponema rectale, a single genomic region encodes these proteins:
- the dnaX gene encoding DNA polymerase III subunit gamma/tau — protein MAYEVTATRRRPQRFEDLVGQEFVAQTFKNSIQSGKIAHAYLFSGPRGCGKTSTARILAKALNCAKGPTASPCGECPACKEITAGSSLDVIEIDGASNTSVNDVRQIKDEVLFPPNSCRYKIYIIDEVHMLSTSAFNALLKTIEEPPPYVIFIFATTELQKVPATIKSRCQQFNFRLVPVEKVKEQLAAAAAELGMKAQDEALYWIAREAGGSMRDSYTLFDQVAAFSDGEITYEKIRDKLGLVGVDRLNELFTLCINGDSQTALLKLDEYLQNGVSIEQLISNCTDYLRSLLLIKNGVKKEALLGQSAERFSKDVLEAWSSVQIERALSIFLNLYRDIRYSLNSRYEFELALSRLCWLKEYVSAAEVKKAVDGVKPLLDTAAYPRKIQTYSDGTPAEQPSVQGRQPSVSRPGGMPVFTALSGSAPESGQGSHSFPEGGAEPPLNKSAEDEYDGSEWQAAPETELEPELKPEPQLKAESAPAENRPAIQDATPEKVRDAMVAEFSVNDAMLASAILQTENWQKNGAVVSCEAGNEYEQVQLRNASSRISAFMSPAFGETVKFEVRLKKREDAAVKKQLPPKVEMLRNMFKGTVLGY, from the coding sequence ATGGCATACGAAGTAACAGCAACCAGAAGGAGACCGCAGAGGTTTGAGGATCTTGTCGGTCAGGAATTTGTTGCACAGACATTTAAGAATTCCATACAGTCTGGAAAAATAGCTCACGCATATTTGTTTTCTGGTCCCCGTGGCTGCGGAAAAACCTCAACGGCCCGTATTCTTGCAAAGGCTTTGAACTGTGCAAAGGGACCGACCGCTTCTCCCTGCGGAGAGTGTCCTGCATGTAAAGAAATAACTGCAGGTTCTTCTCTTGATGTAATAGAAATAGACGGTGCTTCAAATACCAGCGTAAATGATGTACGCCAGATAAAGGATGAGGTGCTTTTTCCTCCTAACAGCTGCCGCTATAAGATTTATATAATAGATGAAGTTCACATGCTGTCTACTTCGGCATTCAACGCGCTTTTAAAGACAATAGAAGAGCCGCCGCCATATGTAATATTCATTTTTGCTACAACTGAACTTCAGAAAGTGCCGGCAACTATAAAGAGCCGCTGTCAGCAGTTTAACTTCAGGCTTGTTCCTGTAGAAAAAGTAAAGGAACAGCTTGCTGCTGCTGCCGCAGAACTGGGAATGAAAGCTCAGGACGAAGCTTTATACTGGATTGCCCGTGAAGCTGGCGGTTCAATGCGTGACAGTTATACTTTATTTGATCAGGTTGCAGCTTTCAGTGACGGTGAAATTACTTACGAAAAAATCCGCGATAAGCTTGGTCTGGTTGGAGTTGACCGTCTTAACGAGCTTTTTACCCTCTGCATAAACGGAGACAGTCAGACTGCTCTCCTTAAACTTGATGAATATCTTCAGAACGGTGTAAGCATAGAACAGCTTATTTCAAACTGTACGGATTATCTGCGTTCCCTTCTTCTTATAAAGAACGGAGTAAAAAAAGAAGCCCTGCTCGGTCAGAGTGCAGAAAGGTTTTCTAAAGATGTTCTTGAAGCCTGGTCTTCAGTTCAGATAGAAAGGGCTTTGAGTATTTTCCTTAATCTGTACAGGGATATCCGCTATTCCCTTAATTCCCGCTACGAATTTGAGCTGGCGTTAAGCAGGCTCTGCTGGTTAAAGGAATATGTTTCTGCAGCTGAAGTTAAGAAAGCTGTAGACGGAGTAAAACCTCTGCTTGATACTGCTGCATATCCTAGAAAAATACAGACTTATTCAGATGGAACTCCTGCAGAACAGCCGTCTGTTCAGGGAAGACAGCCTTCTGTAAGCCGTCCTGGTGGAATGCCTGTGTTTACGGCTCTTTCCGGAAGTGCACCGGAGTCTGGTCAGGGCAGTCATTCTTTTCCTGAAGGCGGAGCTGAACCGCCGTTAAATAAGTCAGCGGAAGATGAATACGACGGCAGTGAGTGGCAGGCTGCTCCAGAAACAGAACTGGAGCCGGAGTTAAAGCCCGAACCGCAGTTAAAGGCAGAATCTGCTCCGGCAGAAAACAGACCTGCAATTCAGGATGCAACGCCTGAAAAAGTAAGGGATGCAATGGTTGCAGAGTTTTCTGTAAATGATGCCATGCTGGCAAGTGCAATACTTCAGACGGAAAACTGGCAGAAAAATGGAGCCGTGGTTTCCTGCGAAGCAGGCAATGAATATGAGCAGGTTCAGTTGAGGAATGCCTCTTCAAGGATATCTGCCTTTATGTCTCCTGCTTTTGGAGAAACCGTAAAGTTTGAAGTCAGACTTAAAAAGAGGGAAGATGCTGCCGTAAAAAAACAGCTTCCTCCTAAGGTAGAAATGCTCAGAAACATGTTTAAGGGAACTGTTCTGGGATACTAA
- a CDS encoding YbaB/EbfC family nucleoid-associated protein, with protein sequence MNPFSMMKNLAGMQEQLKKAQDEISKVEVTGSAGGNMVQVRLNGKFELVDIILDPICVDNRDVPMLQDLIKAAHRNAMEKMQETLKSQLGPMLGGLNI encoded by the coding sequence ATGAATCCTTTTTCTATGATGAAGAATCTTGCAGGAATGCAGGAACAGTTAAAAAAAGCTCAGGATGAGATTTCTAAAGTTGAAGTTACTGGCAGTGCCGGCGGTAATATGGTTCAGGTTAGGCTTAACGGTAAATTTGAACTTGTTGATATAATTCTTGATCCTATATGCGTAGATAATCGTGATGTTCCCATGCTTCAGGATTTGATTAAGGCTGCCCACCGCAATGCCATGGAAAAAATGCAGGAAACCTTAAAAAGCCAGCTTGGCCCGATGCTTGGCGGCTTAAATATCTGA
- the recR gene encoding recombination mediator RecR produces MNALDELAESFSRLPGIGKKSALRIASHVLKADDEFIKRFASQLVSLKERIHPCNICGAWTENQPCPICSDPTRDSSIICVVEQPQDVTTINNSHEYNGLFHVLGGVISPLEGIGPAQLRLGELTERVKANGVKEVIIATNPTVEGDTTALYIQRLLQPLEITVTRLASGLPVGGDLEYADRLTLARSFRGRSAF; encoded by the coding sequence ATGAATGCCCTTGATGAACTTGCAGAAAGTTTTTCCCGACTTCCTGGAATCGGAAAAAAATCAGCTTTAAGAATTGCCAGTCATGTTTTAAAAGCTGATGATGAGTTTATAAAAAGGTTTGCTTCTCAACTTGTTTCTTTAAAAGAACGGATTCATCCCTGTAATATCTGCGGTGCATGGACAGAAAACCAGCCCTGTCCGATATGCAGCGATCCTACCCGGGATTCTTCTATAATATGTGTAGTTGAGCAGCCTCAGGATGTTACGACAATAAACAACTCTCATGAATATAACGGTCTGTTTCATGTTCTCGGCGGAGTAATTTCTCCTCTGGAAGGAATAGGTCCTGCTCAGCTGAGGCTCGGGGAACTTACTGAAAGGGTAAAGGCAAACGGGGTAAAGGAAGTCATTATTGCCACAAATCCTACTGTTGAAGGAGATACGACGGCCCTTTACATTCAGCGCCTGCTTCAGCCTCTGGAAATTACTGTTACCCGGCTTGCTTCCGGCCTTCCTGTAGGAGGAGACCTTGAATATGCGGACAGGCTTACTCTTGCAAGAAGTTTCAGGGGAAGGTCCGCTTTCTGA
- a CDS encoding pyridoxamine 5'-phosphate oxidase family protein, whose protein sequence is MSEIERIAKFLEDAGTYFLATVEGNQPRVRPFGTVLVNDGKLYIQTGKAKNVAKQIAENANVEICACKGGEWLRICGELCEDNRRDIKVAMLEKMPDLKAMYSPDDESMLMLYFKNGKATFSSFSNAPETLSF, encoded by the coding sequence ATGTCGGAAATTGAAAGAATTGCAAAATTTCTTGAAGACGCCGGAACTTATTTTCTTGCTACAGTAGAAGGTAATCAGCCCAGGGTAAGACCTTTTGGAACTGTACTGGTAAATGATGGAAAACTGTATATTCAGACAGGAAAGGCAAAGAATGTTGCAAAGCAGATAGCTGAAAATGCAAATGTAGAAATCTGTGCATGTAAGGGAGGGGAGTGGCTGCGTATCTGCGGTGAGCTTTGTGAAGATAACCGTCGTGATATAAAAGTAGCAATGCTTGAAAAAATGCCTGATCTTAAGGCGATGTATAGCCCTGATGATGAAAGTATGCTGATGCTTTACTTTAAAAACGGAAAGGCTACATTCAGCTCCTTTTCAAATGCTCCGGAAACATTAAGCTTTTAA
- a CDS encoding AMP-dependent synthetase/ligase: MKQEETLPKILRKSAEKWPEVSAQLSHDKFGGYAESNYHDFFQMALDFGGALAEMGIKRGDKIGLIADNRKEWEQADMGILSLGAVDVPRGCDATENDLSYILSFAEVQTVITENEAQVKKLLRIHDNTPTVKTIISFDEVDDSVKKQCEEAGVKYHAFEALKESGHKWRIANPDYVENELEKGKPSDLATIIFTSGTTGTPKGVMLTHSNITCQLDEVVERIFLNPGERALCVLPVWHAFQRAVEYVIISQGATLCYSKPIGSVLLQDLQKLDPYLLPAVPRVWEAVYDGIWRKMRKTGGIVFGMFRFFVNVSLLWCAIDRKLRRKNSRFGNDFIGFWWPILVWPWLLVYPLKMLGNLLVFKKIRVMLGKNFRAGIAGGGAYPDVIDKFFWAVGVNIVEGYGLTETAPIICVRPIVDPILRNVGSPLRGIQIRVVDDDGIILGKCKKGTLQIKGNCVMQGYYKRPDLTEKVMTVDGWFDTGDLAVLTVNNEIQLRGRKKDTIVLMGGENIEPLPIESKINTSRYISTSVVFGTNEKHEDQRYLVALILPNKDEIEDYAAENKIEHSSFEELANTEAVKKLLEHEIAELINSKNGFKAFERINKIAIITKPFEVGVELSAKQEMMRYRVAELYKDKLRELYTESK, encoded by the coding sequence ATGAAACAGGAAGAAACCCTACCAAAAATACTTCGCAAATCTGCAGAAAAATGGCCTGAAGTTTCGGCACAGCTTTCCCATGATAAATTCGGAGGCTATGCAGAAAGCAACTATCATGACTTTTTCCAGATGGCACTGGACTTTGGCGGCGCACTTGCAGAAATGGGAATTAAAAGAGGGGACAAAATAGGTCTTATCGCTGACAACCGTAAGGAGTGGGAACAGGCAGACATGGGTATTCTGTCTTTAGGTGCAGTTGACGTTCCACGCGGATGTGATGCTACGGAAAACGACCTTTCTTACATTCTTTCTTTTGCAGAAGTTCAGACTGTAATTACAGAAAATGAAGCTCAGGTAAAAAAACTTCTGCGCATTCATGACAATACTCCAACCGTAAAGACTATTATTTCTTTTGATGAAGTTGACGACTCCGTAAAAAAACAGTGTGAAGAAGCAGGTGTTAAATATCATGCTTTTGAAGCATTAAAAGAATCCGGACATAAATGGAGAATAGCAAATCCAGACTATGTAGAAAATGAACTGGAAAAAGGCAAGCCCAGTGATCTTGCAACAATCATCTTTACTTCAGGAACTACAGGTACACCAAAAGGTGTTATGCTTACCCACAGCAACATTACCTGCCAGCTGGATGAAGTAGTAGAAAGAATTTTCCTTAATCCGGGAGAAAGAGCCCTTTGCGTTCTTCCTGTATGGCATGCTTTCCAGAGAGCCGTTGAATATGTAATCATCTCTCAGGGAGCAACCCTCTGTTACTCAAAACCTATCGGCTCAGTACTTCTTCAGGATTTACAGAAACTTGACCCGTACCTGCTTCCTGCCGTACCCCGCGTATGGGAAGCTGTTTATGACGGTATATGGCGTAAAATGCGCAAGACAGGCGGCATTGTATTCGGAATGTTCCGCTTCTTCGTAAACGTTTCACTTTTATGGTGCGCAATCGACCGCAAGCTCAGAAGAAAGAACTCCCGCTTCGGCAATGATTTCATCGGATTCTGGTGGCCGATTCTTGTATGGCCGTGGCTTTTAGTTTATCCGCTTAAGATGCTGGGAAACCTTCTTGTATTCAAGAAAATCCGTGTAATGCTTGGCAAAAACTTCCGTGCCGGAATCGCAGGCGGCGGTGCATATCCTGACGTAATAGACAAGTTCTTCTGGGCTGTAGGCGTAAACATTGTAGAAGGTTACGGTCTTACAGAAACAGCCCCTATCATCTGTGTACGTCCGATTGTAGACCCGATCCTCCGCAATGTAGGTTCTCCATTAAGGGGAATTCAGATCCGCGTTGTTGACGATGACGGAATCATTCTCGGAAAGTGTAAAAAAGGAACCCTTCAGATTAAAGGAAACTGCGTAATGCAGGGATACTACAAACGTCCTGACCTTACAGAAAAAGTTATGACTGTTGACGGCTGGTTTGACACGGGAGACCTTGCAGTTCTTACAGTAAACAACGAGATTCAGCTTCGGGGACGTAAAAAGGACACAATCGTTCTTATGGGCGGAGAAAACATTGAACCGCTTCCTATAGAAAGCAAAATCAATACTTCACGCTACATTTCTACCTCTGTCGTATTCGGAACAAATGAAAAACATGAAGACCAGAGATATCTTGTTGCCCTAATTCTTCCAAATAAAGATGAAATCGAAGACTACGCTGCAGAAAACAAGATTGAACATTCAAGCTTTGAAGAACTTGCAAACACAGAGGCAGTCAAGAAACTCCTGGAACATGAAATCGCAGAGCTTATAAACAGTAAAAACGGTTTTAAGGCTTTTGAACGCATAAACAAAATTGCAATCATTACAAAGCCTTTTGAAGTAGGTGTTGAACTTTCTGCAAAACAGGAAATGATGCGCTATCGTGTAGCGGAACTTTACAAAGACAAGCTTCGCGAGCTTTATACAGAATCTAAATAA
- a CDS encoding LacI family DNA-binding transcriptional regulator, whose protein sequence is MIILKNIVDKGTDMAGRTVTQDDVAKEAGVTRSMVSYVISGNKSRAVAPETRRRILDAIEKLDYRPNKAAQVLKQGDVAFASKSIGVILCNADVFRRPYYAEILAGIHAQAHENKYSVRFIRFFDELRDPVLFNKLISQEEIGALILVAVDQALKSEEDRQIIEKIRERIEKTVCVEWKYDGLSSVLFDRQEAAKKAAQYLLNKGYGEFVYIGQNDERVEGVAQVVHENDGKDDFYAGEAFNMDGGYDSIKKVHEEGNLPRAVVCGSDEVAIGVLCYLNEQKIAVPEQVAVISIDNIEFSEYTFPPLTTMNVQKYSMGARAVDLIVKDNAGQNENAFVITLPVNIVERKSC, encoded by the coding sequence ATGATTATTTTAAAAAACATTGTTGATAAAGGTACGGATATGGCAGGAAGAACTGTAACTCAGGATGATGTGGCTAAAGAAGCTGGCGTAACCAGAAGCATGGTAAGTTATGTAATAAGCGGTAATAAATCCAGAGCTGTTGCACCTGAAACCCGGCGCAGGATTCTTGATGCGATAGAAAAACTTGATTACCGTCCTAATAAAGCAGCACAGGTATTAAAGCAGGGGGACGTAGCATTTGCCTCAAAAAGCATAGGAGTAATTCTCTGTAATGCAGATGTTTTCCGCCGGCCGTATTATGCAGAGATTCTTGCCGGTATTCATGCCCAGGCTCACGAAAATAAATACAGTGTCCGTTTTATACGTTTTTTTGATGAATTAAGGGATCCGGTTTTATTTAACAAACTTATAAGTCAGGAAGAGATAGGTGCGCTGATCTTAGTTGCCGTAGATCAGGCATTGAAGTCGGAAGAAGACCGTCAGATTATAGAAAAAATTCGTGAACGTATAGAAAAGACTGTCTGTGTAGAATGGAAGTATGACGGACTTAGTAGTGTTCTTTTTGACCGGCAGGAGGCTGCAAAAAAAGCTGCTCAGTATCTTTTAAACAAGGGGTATGGTGAATTTGTTTACATCGGCCAGAATGATGAGCGCGTGGAAGGGGTTGCCCAGGTTGTTCATGAGAACGACGGAAAAGATGATTTTTATGCAGGGGAAGCTTTCAATATGGACGGCGGTTATGACTCCATAAAAAAAGTCCATGAAGAAGGAAATCTGCCTCGTGCCGTAGTATGCGGTTCTGATGAAGTTGCAATCGGAGTTTTGTGCTATCTTAATGAACAGAAAATTGCTGTTCCGGAACAGGTAGCCGTAATCAGCATAGATAACATAGAGTTTTCTGAATATACATTCCCGCCCCTTACGACAATGAACGTACAGAAGTATTCAATGGGTGCAAGGGCTGTGGATCTGATTGTAAAGGATAATGCCGGTCAGAACGAAAACGCTTTTGTAATTACTTTACCGGTTAATATAGTAGAAAGAAAATCCTGCTAG
- a CDS encoding LysM peptidoglycan-binding domain-containing M23 family metallopeptidase, producing the protein MKNLVIYGACTIAAAAVVAAGTFAFVSINHPQETGEGGYEKSAIPTHIDSILAQSEQIELNEPEEVYTGLAYFSYRVKQGEVISKIASNFGISEDTITSVNSIKAARRLQIGQYLRIPTMSGILYTVRENNETPASIAKKYEVDAEKCALVNNLTVEEALTEGKTIFVPDALMDRITKLEINGDLFKKPLRGGYYFSSRYGWRTSPFDSSRRSFHSGIDMACRTGTPIYAALEGKVTTAGWSDVFGNYVIVSHHSGYKTLYGHMSSISTKKGAYVTTSTVLGKVGSTGLSTGPHLHFTVYKNNRTVNPADLW; encoded by the coding sequence ATGAAAAACTTAGTCATATACGGAGCCTGCACCATTGCAGCGGCAGCTGTAGTTGCGGCAGGAACCTTCGCTTTTGTCAGCATAAACCATCCTCAGGAAACAGGAGAAGGCGGTTACGAAAAATCTGCCATTCCTACCCACATAGATTCAATTCTTGCACAGTCAGAGCAGATAGAACTTAATGAACCGGAAGAAGTTTACACAGGACTTGCATACTTTTCTTACAGAGTAAAACAGGGAGAAGTCATAAGCAAGATTGCTTCCAATTTCGGAATTTCAGAAGATACTATTACCAGCGTAAACAGCATCAAGGCAGCAAGAAGACTTCAGATAGGACAGTACCTGAGAATTCCTACAATGTCAGGAATTCTCTATACCGTAAGAGAAAACAACGAAACCCCTGCTTCCATTGCAAAAAAATATGAAGTAGACGCAGAAAAATGCGCCCTTGTAAACAACCTTACTGTAGAAGAAGCCCTCACTGAAGGAAAAACAATCTTTGTTCCCGATGCCCTCATGGACAGAATTACAAAGCTTGAGATAAACGGCGACCTGTTTAAGAAACCTCTCCGGGGCGGATATTACTTTTCTTCCCGCTACGGCTGGAGAACAAGTCCTTTTGATTCTTCCAGAAGGTCCTTCCATTCCGGCATAGACATGGCATGCAGGACCGGTACCCCGATTTATGCTGCTCTTGAAGGAAAGGTTACGACTGCAGGCTGGAGCGATGTTTTCGGAAACTATGTCATCGTATCACACCATTCAGGCTATAAAACCCTTTACGGACACATGAGTTCAATTTCTACAAAGAAAGGGGCCTACGTTACCACTTCTACCGTACTGGGAAAAGTCGGTTCTACAGGACTCAGCACCGGCCCTCACCTTCACTTTACGGTTTACAAAAACAACCGTACAGTAAATCCGGCTGATCTCTGGTAA
- a CDS encoding SAM-dependent methyltransferase — protein sequence MAKNSYSQPDFWSQKAFREGYPARSVYKLEEIDKKFGMLKKCRTVLDLGAAPGSWTTWLLRNIDSSGKVVSCDLNPLAKTVTADNLVFFQGDLLSEEIREKITAEGPYDLVVCDAAPLTTGNRTIDTLRSKSLVEMAIWYAQQMLKPGGNFCVKIFQNGDQQKLLMKMRETFTQAKGFKPEACRAESFETYLIGLNKKG from the coding sequence ATGGCAAAAAACAGTTACAGTCAGCCGGACTTCTGGTCTCAGAAAGCCTTCAGGGAAGGATATCCGGCAAGAAGCGTATATAAACTCGAAGAAATCGATAAAAAATTCGGAATGCTGAAAAAGTGCCGCACTGTTCTTGATCTTGGTGCAGCACCGGGAAGCTGGACGACATGGCTTTTACGCAACATAGATTCCTCAGGAAAAGTAGTTTCCTGTGATCTTAACCCCCTTGCAAAAACAGTTACTGCAGACAACCTTGTATTTTTTCAGGGAGACCTTCTGAGCGAAGAAATCCGTGAAAAAATAACTGCGGAAGGTCCCTATGACCTTGTGGTATGTGATGCAGCACCGCTGACTACAGGAAACAGAACCATAGATACTCTGAGGAGCAAGAGCCTTGTAGAAATGGCCATCTGGTATGCACAGCAGATGCTGAAACCGGGAGGAAACTTCTGCGTTAAAATCTTTCAGAACGGAGACCAGCAGAAACTGCTGATGAAGATGAGGGAAACCTTTACCCAGGCAAAAGGATTTAAGCCAGAAGCCTGCAGGGCGGAATCTTTTGAGACATACCTGATAGGACTTAATAAAAAAGGGTGA